TTTCAACTCGGGCGATGGTATAAGGCAAGACAGCCTCATCTTTCGGTAGCATTTTCCACTTCAAATTTCCTTCGCTAAGCAAACCATTAACGATTTTAGAAATTTGAGGCAAGCTTAAGGTCGATTGAACTCCATCAACATTGGCCATTTGCCACTGGAAGTCATCGATGGTTTCCATAATATTGTAGTAGGTACAACCATCTTCGCGTGTTTCCGCCAAGATTGAAATGACATCCGTTCCGATGGAGTATTTATCGGTAACGAACTTTGTGTCGATGTTATATGGCGAATCTTGCTTTAATGCTGGAGCACCCGCATGAAGATCACCGACCTTCATATTCTGTGATCCCCAGTAGCCCAGCAGTCCAAGCAAAATACCGACCACCACAACTACCGTCGCCATTGGCCGTTTAGCAAACACCGCTAGCTTATGCCAAATCACTTCGTGAGACTTTTCTCGCTTTTGAACATTACTGACAAACTTATCGCTGAACTGCGTGTACGAAATCAGCAGCGGCAACAGTATTAGGTTAGTCAGAATAAGCACGGCCACACCAATACTGGCTGTAATGGCAAGCTCGCGAATTATATCAATTTCGATCAACTGCAACGTCAGGAAGCCAATGGTGTCACTGAGTAGCGCGACGCCACCCGGTACAATCAAACCTGCACATGCAACGATAGAGGCATCGAATACTTTTAAGCCTTTGCCCACATTATGTTGCACGCCGTTGATCATTTGTACGCCATGACTGACGCCAATCGCAAAGATTAAGAATGGAATTAAAATGGACATCGGATCGATGCCATATCCCATGGCTGTCAGAATACCTAGCTGCCAAACAACTGCCACACTCGAAGTCAATAACGGCAATATTGTTAGTTTGATAGAACGCGAGTACCAGAAAACCAATAGCGCAGTTATCAAAAAGGCAATCAAGAAGAAGAAAATGACATTGCCAGCACCATCACTGACATCGCCAATCATTTTGGCAAAGCCGATGATATGAACTTCAACGTTAGGGTATTCTGCCTCGATATCCGTACGCAGCGTCTCTAGCTGGTGTGCAACTTTCACATAGTCTGTTTGCACCATCTGTGACAGTGCATTCCCATCAGCATCTAACTCTAACTCAGCATTAGGGTCGTTATACTCTGAAAACAACTGAGCTGAAATCATGGCTGACGTGAAGTCGTTAGACACTAAGCGTCCTCGAATCCCCGCTTTTAGGATATTTTCACGGACTTTGGCGAAAGCTTCGTCTTTACTCACCTGCTCAAACTCAGGTGGAATAACAGGTCCACCCTCTAAGCCCTGTTCGCTTGCCTCGATGTAACGAACAGACGGTGAAAATAATGATTGGACCTGAGA
The DNA window shown above is from Kangiella marina and carries:
- a CDS encoding efflux RND transporter permease subunit, with the translated sequence MANNKLEPFVKSLLFSKRAIWVALFAIVTVVMGYFVSQLRIDASFEKNIPLKHEYMQTYLQYQEEFGGANRVFVALEAKEGEIFSEDFFEALRKADDRVEGIEGVNQSQVQSLFSPSVRYIEASEQGLEGGPVIPPEFEQVSKDEAFAKVRENILKAGIRGRLVSNDFTSAMISAQLFSEYNDPNAELELDADGNALSQMVQTDYVKVAHQLETLRTDIEAEYPNVEVHIIGFAKMIGDVSDGAGNVIFFFLIAFLITALLVFWYSRSIKLTILPLLTSSVAVVWQLGILTAMGYGIDPMSILIPFLIFAIGVSHGVQMINGVQHNVGKGLKVFDASIVACAGLIVPGGVALLSDTIGFLTLQLIEIDIIRELAITASIGVAVLILTNLILLPLLISYTQFSDKFVSNVQKREKSHEVIWHKLAVFAKRPMATVVVVVGILLGLLGYWGSQNMKVGDLHAGAPALKQDSPYNIDTKFVTDKYSIGTDVISILAETREDGCTYYNIMETIDDFQWQMANVDGVQSTLSLPQISKIVNGLLSEGNLKWKMLPKDEAVLPYTIARVETSTGLLNTGCSVMPVMVFLKDHKAETIERVVSSVKSFKADYLAQEKSNVLSAIDANFANLEEEQKESIKSRLDGLMTEYADLSYSDDNDRPTLETYVDQQLQESTDITQEQLTEIKATIKEQLPASGFKPVKFRLATGAVGVMAATNEAVEAAQVPMMIWVYLAVTLLCLISFRSVRGTICVVLPLVVVSLLAQTLMTWLEIGLTVATLPVIALGVGIGVDYGIYIFSRMVGFIREGRSVSEAYFETLKLTGNAVLFTGLTLAIGVSTWIFSALQYQADMGIMLTFMFLVNMLGAIFLLPALAALFYRR